CGTGCCCACCTTGGTGGCCATCTCCTGGGCCAGGTCCTCTACGAAGTGCTCGATGAACGCCTCGCGCGCCTGGTTATGCGGCTTGCGTGAGCGGCGGGCGCGGGKGCGCGCCCTCTTCACCATGGACGGCGKGRTGGTCAGGGKCAGGCCATCCACGGTGATGTCCCGAGGCTCATTCGGCACCTGCTGATAATCCTTGACGGCGGCGCTCAGGATTTCCGCCATGGCCGCACTGCCCTTAATCTCGCGGCCCACAAGCCCCTCGGTATGGGTGGGAGTAATGCCGGGAAATAACCCACCGATGGTGGAGAGCACGACACCGGTTTCACCGAGTTCTGGCAGCACGCGGGAAATATAGTCCAAGAAATTGGTATTGGGCCCAACGATGAGTACACCGGTGGAAGATAGCAGTTCGCGGTGGGTATAGAGCAGGTAGGCAACGCGGTGCAGCGCGACGGCAGTCTTACCGGTGCCGGGGCCGCCTTCTACGACCATGACGCCGCGGGTATTATCCCGAATGATCTCGTCCTGCTCGCGCTGGATTGTTTCCACGATGGACGTCATGTGTCCCGTGCGGGCGCGTTGCATGGCAAAGTACAGGGCGGACTCGCTCGCCACGCCCGCCTCTTCCTCTCGCACGCCTGGGCCATCTAAGGCCTCATCATTGACATCAGTGACCGTGCGGCCGGACATGCGGATCTGGCGGCGCGTGTGTACGCCTTCAGGTTGTGCGGTGGTGGCGAGGTAAAAGGGGCGGGCCATGGGCGCGCGCCAATCCAGAAGGAGGGTGCGATAGTTTTCTTCGCGCGCATCCAAACCCATGCGGCCGATATAGCGGCGGTCCAGTCCTTCTTCAGTCGGGTTATCGCCGGGAGCATCGATATCGATACGGCCAAAGACGAGCCCCATCTGCGCGACGTTGAGGCGGTCCAATTTGGCCTGCAAGCCGTGGTATTCCGTTTCGCGGCGCACTAAGGCATCGGCATCGGGGGTCGCCGGATCGACCTCGGCCTGGACCTCATTCAGGCGCGCGTTTGCCGCGGCTACCTCGTCATCTAGGCGGTCAAAAAGGCCATCGACATAGTTCTGCTCGGCTTCGATGGCTGAAATTCCAGCGTTATCCGCGCGGCTGGATGAAGATGCGTCAGCGGGAGAATGAGTGGCTGGAGAATTCTTCGGTGCAGAGTTCACAAGACTCCTCAGAATGAAACACGAAAATATGGGGTGGGCGCGCATCCGCGTGCCGTGTAGGGGAGGTTCGAGTTTAGACCTTGCCGTGACAAAGAACAACGGCCCAGCGTAGGGGCTGGGCCGTGTGCGAGGGTTAAGGCGAATTACTTAGCGCGCTTTTCAATCTTCTTGATAGCGGCTTCGATCTTCTTATTAGCCTTTTTTTGCAGCTTATCTGCGTGCTTAGAAGCCTTCTTAGCAGCGCGCTTGGAGTCTGCCTTGTCGAGCTTCGATGCGGCGTCATCGGCACGCTTTTGTGCCTTGTTCGCGGCCTTGACGGCACCCTTGC
This is a stretch of genomic DNA from Corynebacterium accolens. It encodes these proteins:
- a CDS encoding HelD family protein; translation: MNSAPKNSPATHSPADASSSSRADNAGISAIEAEQNYVDGLFDRLDDEVAAANARLNEVQAEVDPATPDADALVRRETEYHGLQAKLDRLNVAQMGLVFGRIDIDAPGDNPTEEGLDRRYIGRMGLDAREENYRTLLLDWRAPMARPFYLATTAQPEGVHTRRQIRMSGRTVTDVNDEALDGPGVREEEAGVASESALYFAMQRARTGHMTSIVETIQREQDEIIRDNTRGVMVVEGGPGTGKTAVALHRVAYLLYTHRELLSSTGVLIVGPNTNFLDYISRVLPELGETGVVLSTIGGLFPGITPTHTEGLVGREIKGSAAMAEILSAAVKDYQQVPNEPRDITVDGLXLTXXPSMVKRARXRARRSRKPHNQAREAFIEHFVEDLAQEMATKVGTDPLGGENLLSRADVDQFHDDLAIDESVVGCIDDFWPELDPSEVLAALLSSRERIASAARGYDEETQAALYRADGYAWTDSDAALLDELAVLIGLPNPEEKKAAKDAEWREQIADAEGALDILSSSESTDNDDDMFEAEILSAHDVIDAETLAQRQEVRDTRTTAQRAREDHTWAFGHIIVDEAQELTPMEWRMLFRRCPSRWMTLVGDTSQTGSPAGVDDWGEALEPFIAQRFRHHLLTVNYRTPEPITELANGLLASIDPDATPAIAIRDGEPVRRLADADFTPGITTEDDGRLTAVIDSTNAEAVKGLEFDHVIVLHPREIVDASPQGLQNLYVCITRATQTLTLVGDTAGVL